Proteins from a single region of Novosphingobium sp. CECT 9465:
- a CDS encoding histidine phosphotransferase family protein translates to MTASPIDLASLLCSRLCHDLLSPVGALSNGLELLAEEKDPEMRQRCFELLEQSAKASADKLKFFRLAFGAAGGFGDSVSVNEARALVDALVGANNRVSVNWMFGVDSLPKPAVKTLLNLALIGLDALVRGGTLDIGAEVRDGTTEIVVRAAGQRIAFDPTIGQALEGTLPASDLSSRTAPAAMVQQLVSATGGTVQVHVTAESLVMGAVLPSA, encoded by the coding sequence CCTGCTCTGTTCGCGCCTGTGCCATGATCTGCTCAGCCCGGTAGGCGCTCTTTCCAACGGACTGGAACTCCTCGCGGAGGAGAAAGACCCGGAAATGCGCCAGCGCTGCTTCGAACTGCTGGAACAAAGCGCCAAGGCATCGGCCGACAAGCTCAAGTTCTTCCGCCTCGCCTTTGGCGCTGCGGGCGGTTTTGGCGATTCCGTTTCGGTCAATGAAGCGCGCGCTCTGGTCGATGCATTGGTCGGCGCGAACAACCGCGTTTCAGTCAACTGGATGTTCGGCGTCGATTCGCTGCCCAAGCCAGCGGTCAAGACGCTGCTCAACCTCGCCCTGATCGGCCTTGATGCGCTGGTGCGCGGCGGTACGCTCGATATCGGCGCGGAAGTCAGAGATGGCACGACTGAAATCGTCGTGCGCGCCGCTGGTCAGCGCATCGCCTTCGATCCGACCATCGGCCAGGCGCTGGAAGGCACACTGCCCGCCAGCGATCTGTCCAGTCGCACTGCGCCCGCTGCAATGGTCCAGCAACTTGTCTCGGCGACGGGCGGCACGGTCCAGGTCCACGTCACGGCGGAAAGCCTGGTCATGGGCGCGGTTCTCCCCTCGGCTTAA